In Burkholderia sp. WP9, a genomic segment contains:
- a CDS encoding thiamine pyrophosphate-binding protein: protein MSQPNAPVSVSGSSAAQTTGARLVVDALLTHGVERVFCVPGESFLAVLDSLHDETEQIQTIVCRHEAAAANMAEAVGKLTGRPGVALVTRGPGATHASIGVHTAFQDSTPMILLIGQCAREHLDREAFQEIDYRRMFGQMAKWVAQIDDPKRIPEYLSHAFHTATSGRPGPVVLSLPEDVLSDACDAVAGAPAYQRVAASPSAAQIEKLRALLEGAQRPMVIAGGSGWTPAACADFQRFVENWQLPVGLAFRYQDTLDNEHPNYAGDVGLGINPALAQRIRDADVLLAIGPRLGEATTNGYTLLDIPKTKQTLVHVHQGAEELGRVYAADLPIVSGMPELAAMLAELEPSSEQLAWSGAASEAHQAYLDWRKPRQIPGDVQMGEVIQQLRAHLPDDAILTNGAGNYATWLHRHFSYRHFRSQLAPTSGAMGYGVPAAIAAKSMYPQRAVVALAGDGCFMMSAQELATAMQYDLHVLFIVVNNSQFGTIRMHQERHYPNRVHGTGLTNPDFAAFARSFGAHGETVERTEDFLPALKRAMEAKRAAVIEIRMPQEASTPGATLEQIREQGRKLRGE, encoded by the coding sequence ATGTCGCAGCCGAATGCTCCCGTTTCAGTTTCCGGTTCCTCCGCCGCTCAAACCACCGGCGCGCGTCTTGTCGTCGATGCTTTGCTGACGCACGGTGTCGAACGTGTTTTCTGCGTGCCCGGCGAAAGTTTTCTCGCCGTGCTGGATTCGCTGCACGACGAAACCGAACAGATCCAGACCATCGTGTGCCGTCACGAAGCGGCCGCGGCGAATATGGCCGAAGCCGTCGGCAAATTGACCGGCCGGCCCGGCGTCGCGCTGGTCACGCGCGGGCCGGGCGCCACGCACGCATCGATCGGCGTGCACACGGCGTTTCAGGATTCCACGCCGATGATCCTGTTGATCGGCCAATGCGCACGCGAGCATCTCGACCGCGAGGCGTTTCAGGAGATCGACTATCGGCGCATGTTCGGTCAGATGGCGAAATGGGTTGCGCAAATCGACGATCCCAAACGCATTCCCGAGTATCTGAGCCATGCGTTTCACACAGCGACGTCCGGACGGCCTGGTCCCGTCGTATTGTCGCTGCCGGAAGACGTGTTGAGCGACGCATGCGACGCCGTAGCAGGGGCGCCGGCGTATCAACGCGTCGCGGCGTCACCTTCGGCGGCGCAGATCGAGAAATTGCGCGCGTTGCTCGAAGGCGCACAACGGCCGATGGTGATCGCGGGCGGCAGCGGCTGGACGCCTGCTGCGTGCGCGGACTTTCAACGCTTCGTCGAGAATTGGCAACTGCCGGTCGGCCTCGCGTTCCGCTATCAGGACACGCTCGACAACGAGCATCCCAACTATGCCGGCGATGTCGGCCTCGGCATCAATCCTGCGCTCGCGCAACGTATCCGCGACGCCGACGTATTGCTCGCGATCGGACCTCGTTTAGGCGAAGCGACGACGAACGGCTACACGCTGCTCGACATTCCAAAAACGAAGCAGACGCTCGTGCATGTGCATCAAGGCGCGGAGGAGTTGGGACGCGTGTATGCGGCGGATCTGCCGATCGTCTCCGGCATGCCGGAGCTGGCGGCAATGCTTGCGGAGTTGGAGCCTTCGTCCGAGCAACTTGCCTGGTCCGGCGCCGCGAGCGAGGCGCATCAGGCGTATCTCGACTGGCGCAAACCGCGCCAGATTCCCGGCGACGTGCAGATGGGCGAAGTGATCCAGCAGTTGCGCGCGCATCTACCGGACGACGCGATTCTCACCAACGGCGCGGGCAATTACGCGACGTGGCTGCATCGGCACTTCTCGTATCGCCATTTCCGTTCGCAACTCGCGCCGACGAGCGGCGCGATGGGTTATGGCGTGCCGGCGGCGATCGCGGCGAAGTCGATGTATCCGCAACGCGCTGTCGTCGCGCTGGCTGGCGACGGCTGCTTCATGATGTCCGCGCAAGAACTCGCAACGGCGATGCAGTACGACCTGCACGTGCTTTTCATCGTGGTGAATAACAGCCAGTTCGGCACGATCCGGATGCATCAGGAGCGGCATTATCCGAATCGCGTGCACGGCACCGGACTCACCAATCCGGATTTCGCGGCGTTCGCTCGCTCGTTCGGCGCGCATGGCGAGACGGTGGAGCGGACTGAAGATTTTCTGCCTGCGCTGAAGCGTGCGATGGAGGCGAAGCGCGCGGCGGTGATCGAAATTCGTATGCCGCAGGAAGCGAGCACGCCGGGGGCGACGCTGGAGCAGATTCGCGAGCAGGGGAGGAAGTTGCGGGGGGAATAA
- a CDS encoding L-serine ammonia-lyase has product MAVSVFDLFKIGIGPSSSHTVGPMRAALMFAQGLERDGLLAATASVKAELYGSLGATGKGHGTDRGVMLGLMGDAPDTVNPDTIAERLDNVRVSRKLALLGTHEVPFVQKDQIAFYRQALPEHPNGLKLRAYDALGETLRESTYLSVGGGFVVTAGAPNTKVLSAVDQLPHSFRSGNELLALCESTGKSIAQLMWENERVWHTEEETRTGLLKIWDVMQACVARGCGINNPDADGNLPGPFQVKRRAPQLYRALSGNPELALRDPLSMVDWINLYAIAVNEENAAGGRVVTAPTNGAAGIIPAVLHYYTRFMPGSNQQGVIDFLMTAAAIGILYKLNASISGAEVGCQGEVGVACSMAAGALAAVMGGTPRQVENAAEIGMEHNLGLTCDPVGGMVQIPCIERNAMASVKAVNAARMALRGDGSHYVSLDSVIKTMRETGADMKTKYKETSRGGLAVNIVEC; this is encoded by the coding sequence ATGGCAGTCAGCGTGTTCGATCTCTTCAAAATCGGCATTGGTCCGTCCAGTTCGCATACGGTCGGGCCGATGCGCGCGGCGCTGATGTTCGCTCAAGGGCTTGAACGCGATGGGCTGCTTGCTGCGACCGCATCGGTGAAGGCGGAGTTGTATGGCTCGCTCGGCGCGACAGGCAAGGGGCACGGCACCGATCGCGGCGTAATGCTCGGCCTGATGGGCGATGCGCCCGACACCGTGAACCCGGACACGATCGCCGAGCGGCTCGACAACGTGCGCGTGTCCCGCAAACTGGCGCTGCTCGGCACGCACGAGGTGCCGTTCGTGCAGAAAGATCAGATTGCGTTTTATCGCCAGGCGCTGCCCGAGCATCCGAACGGTCTCAAGCTGCGCGCTTACGATGCACTGGGTGAGACGTTGCGCGAGTCGACCTATCTGTCGGTGGGCGGCGGTTTCGTGGTGACGGCGGGTGCGCCGAACACGAAAGTGCTGAGCGCCGTCGATCAATTGCCGCACTCGTTTCGCAGCGGCAACGAGTTGCTTGCGCTGTGCGAATCGACTGGCAAAAGCATCGCTCAGTTAATGTGGGAAAACGAGCGCGTCTGGCATACGGAAGAAGAAACGCGCACCGGCCTGCTGAAGATCTGGGACGTGATGCAAGCGTGTGTCGCACGCGGTTGTGGCATCAACAACCCGGACGCCGACGGTAACTTGCCCGGCCCGTTCCAGGTGAAGCGCCGTGCGCCGCAGTTGTATCGCGCGCTGTCGGGCAATCCTGAACTGGCGCTGCGCGATCCGCTTTCCATGGTCGACTGGATCAATCTCTATGCGATCGCCGTCAACGAAGAAAACGCCGCCGGCGGACGTGTGGTCACAGCGCCGACCAACGGCGCGGCCGGCATCATCCCGGCAGTGCTGCATTACTACACGCGCTTCATGCCCGGCTCGAATCAGCAAGGCGTGATCGACTTCCTGATGACCGCGGCGGCGATCGGCATTCTGTACAAGCTGAACGCGTCGATTTCCGGCGCCGAAGTGGGTTGCCAGGGTGAAGTGGGCGTGGCCTGTTCGATGGCGGCGGGCGCACTCGCCGCGGTCATGGGCGGCACGCCCCGGCAGGTCGAGAACGCCGCGGAAATCGGCATGGAACACAACCTCGGCCTGACGTGCGATCCGGTCGGCGGCATGGTGCAGATTCCATGTATCGAGCGCAACGCGATGGCATCGGTGAAAGCGGTCAATGCGGCGCGCATGGCGTTGCGCGGCGACGGCAGCCACTATGTGTCGCTCGATTCGGTGATCAAAACCATGCGTGAAACCGGCGCGGATATGAAGACCAAGTACAAGGAAACGTCGCGCGGCGGCCTGGCGGTGAATATCGTCGAGTGCTAA
- a CDS encoding alginate lyase family protein yields MARKVRSMQSRTEPGRAPTWRQTCTLLLAGAAVLLPLAQAQAAMNFCAAPALQTSERTNADPGVKALVSNVQAHLNDQPHALAKLHTEGTLPHEGIYDQSVEAEQDLDLMRDAALAWRATSDDRYLKLVDRLLFAWVTTYQPSFNPIDETRFEGLILAYDMTASALPVKTRNASMAFLTKLATGYIGQIDAQPRPLKGTFKNNWQSHRVKLIAMAAFTLDNRKMINAAQRLFVEHIGDNIEPDGSTVDFSERDALHYVTYDLQPLVTAALAARRHNRNWLPEKGTDGASLEAALNWLAPYAAGNKTHEEFVHSSVPFDAKRREAGLPGYSGQWDPKNATELFHLAARLDGRYTPIALQLAPTPPAWLAVCLPLPAR; encoded by the coding sequence ATGGCGCGAAAGGTGCGATCGATGCAAAGCCGGACCGAACCAGGGCGAGCCCCCACGTGGCGGCAAACCTGCACACTGTTGCTGGCAGGCGCGGCCGTGCTGCTGCCGCTGGCGCAAGCGCAGGCCGCGATGAATTTCTGTGCGGCGCCCGCGTTGCAAACCAGTGAACGCACGAACGCCGATCCGGGCGTGAAAGCGCTGGTGAGCAACGTGCAGGCTCATCTGAACGACCAGCCGCATGCGCTGGCGAAACTGCATACCGAAGGCACGCTGCCGCACGAAGGCATTTACGACCAGAGCGTCGAAGCGGAGCAGGATCTCGATCTGATGCGCGACGCCGCGCTCGCCTGGCGCGCCACCAGCGACGACCGGTATCTGAAGCTCGTCGACCGCTTGCTGTTCGCGTGGGTCACGACGTATCAACCGAGCTTCAATCCCATCGACGAAACCCGCTTCGAAGGGCTGATTCTCGCGTACGACATGACAGCGAGCGCGTTGCCGGTTAAGACGCGCAATGCGTCGATGGCGTTTCTCACGAAACTCGCGACCGGCTATATCGGGCAAATCGACGCGCAGCCGCGGCCGCTCAAAGGCACGTTCAAAAACAACTGGCAGAGCCATCGGGTCAAACTGATCGCCATGGCCGCGTTCACGCTCGATAACCGCAAGATGATCAACGCGGCCCAGCGTTTGTTCGTCGAGCATATCGGCGACAACATCGAACCGGATGGTTCGACGGTCGATTTCAGCGAGCGCGACGCGCTGCATTACGTCACCTACGATCTGCAGCCGCTCGTGACCGCCGCACTCGCCGCGCGCCGCCATAACCGCAACTGGCTGCCGGAGAAGGGCACGGACGGCGCTTCGCTGGAAGCCGCGCTGAACTGGCTCGCGCCATACGCGGCCGGCAACAAGACCCACGAAGAATTCGTGCATTCGAGCGTTCCGTTCGATGCAAAACGTCGCGAAGCCGGCTTGCCCGGCTATTCGGGTCAGTGGGACCCGAAGAACGCGACCGAACTGTTTCACCTGGCGGCACGCCTCGACGGGCGCTATACGCCGATCGCGCTACAGCTCGCACCCACGCCGCCTGCCTGGCTCGCCGTGTGTTTGCCGCTGCCGGCGCGATGA
- the gcvP gene encoding aminomethyl-transferring glycine dehydrogenase yields the protein MKLEHPDRLMNRTPLSLAALEVHDAFAERHIGPDAADQHAMLEALGFASRAALIDAVIPKTIRRTETLPLGPFAQPKSEAEALAALRELADKNQVFRSYIGQGYYNAHTPTVILRNVLENPAWYTAYTPYQPEISQGRLEALLNFQQMIVDLTGLAISNASLLDEATAAAEAMTLLQRIGKPKSNVFFVADDVLPQTIEVVKTRATPVGIEVKVGPAEEAANANAFGVLLQYPGVNGDVRDYRALAEAIHAAGGHVVVAADLLALTVLTPPGEWGADVAVGNTQRFGVPVGFGGPHAAYLAVRDEFKRQMPGRLVGVTVDAQGNPALRLALQTREQHIRREKATSNVCTAQALLAIMASMYAVYHGPHGLKTIALRVNRIAALLAEGAKQLGYTLVNETFFDTLTFETGARTQALHDAAIAKRINLRRVSDTQVGLSIDETTSRRDLADLLEVFAQAAGAKDIPQVDTLDAKLAASNTASVPAALERTSAYLTHHVFNRHHSETEMLRYLRSLSDKDLALDRSMIPLGSCTMKLNATSEMLPVTWPEFGQIHPFAPAEQTVGYREMIDQLEEMLVAATGYAAVSLQPNAGSQGEYAGLLIIHAYHASRGEAHRNVCLIPASAHGTNPASAQMAGMQVVVVACDAQGNVDIEDLKKKADQHADKLAAIMITYPSTHGVFEQNVREICEIVHAHGGQVYVDGANMNAMVGLTAPGQFGGDVSHLNLHKTFCIPHGGGGPGVGPVAVGAHLAQFLPNQISSGYERAPNGIGAVSGAPYGSASILPISWMYIAMMGAKNLTAATETAILNANYVAKKLAPHYPVLYSGPGGLVAHECILDLRPIKETSGITVDDVAKRLADYGFHAPTMSFPVPGTLMVEPTESESKEELDRFIEAMIAIREEIRAVEEGRSDREDNPLKHAPHTAAVVIANDWKHAYARETAAYPLPTLIAKKYWPPVGRADNVYGDRNLFCSCVPIADYE from the coding sequence ATGAAGCTCGAACACCCGGATCGTCTGATGAACCGCACTCCTCTCTCGCTCGCCGCGCTCGAAGTGCATGACGCCTTCGCCGAACGGCACATCGGCCCGGATGCGGCCGACCAGCACGCGATGCTCGAAGCCCTCGGCTTCGCGTCGCGCGCCGCGCTGATCGACGCCGTCATTCCGAAGACGATCCGCCGCACCGAAACGCTGCCGCTCGGCCCCTTCGCGCAACCGAAAAGCGAAGCCGAAGCGCTCGCCGCGCTGCGTGAACTCGCGGACAAGAACCAGGTGTTCCGCTCGTATATCGGGCAGGGCTATTACAACGCGCACACGCCGACGGTGATCCTGCGTAACGTGCTGGAAAATCCGGCGTGGTACACCGCGTACACGCCGTATCAGCCGGAAATCTCGCAAGGCCGTCTGGAAGCGCTGCTGAACTTCCAGCAGATGATCGTCGACTTGACGGGTCTGGCGATCTCGAATGCGTCGTTGCTCGACGAAGCAACCGCCGCCGCTGAAGCGATGACGCTGCTGCAGCGCATCGGCAAGCCGAAGTCGAACGTGTTCTTCGTGGCCGACGACGTGCTGCCGCAAACCATCGAAGTGGTGAAGACGCGCGCCACGCCGGTCGGTATCGAAGTCAAAGTGGGCCCGGCTGAGGAAGCGGCGAACGCGAATGCGTTCGGCGTGCTGCTGCAATACCCGGGCGTGAACGGCGACGTGCGCGACTATCGCGCGCTCGCCGAAGCGATCCATGCAGCGGGCGGCCACGTGGTGGTCGCCGCCGACCTGCTCGCGCTGACCGTGCTCACGCCGCCGGGCGAATGGGGCGCGGACGTGGCCGTGGGCAATACGCAGCGCTTTGGCGTGCCGGTCGGCTTCGGCGGCCCGCATGCGGCTTACCTCGCTGTGCGCGACGAATTCAAGCGTCAGATGCCGGGCCGCCTCGTCGGCGTGACCGTCGACGCACAAGGCAACCCCGCGCTGCGTCTCGCGCTGCAAACGCGCGAACAACATATCCGCCGCGAGAAGGCCACCTCGAACGTGTGTACCGCGCAAGCGCTGCTCGCGATCATGGCCAGCATGTACGCCGTCTATCACGGCCCGCACGGCCTGAAGACGATCGCGCTGCGCGTGAACCGGATCGCCGCGTTGCTGGCCGAAGGTGCTAAGCAACTCGGCTATACGCTCGTCAACGAAACGTTCTTCGACACGCTCACCTTCGAAACCGGCGCACGCACGCAAGCGCTGCACGACGCAGCGATTGCGAAGCGCATCAACCTGCGCCGCGTGAGCGACACGCAAGTCGGCCTGTCGATCGACGAAACCACGTCGCGCCGCGATCTGGCCGATCTGCTCGAAGTGTTCGCGCAAGCCGCGGGCGCGAAAGACATTCCGCAAGTCGACACGCTCGACGCAAAACTGGCCGCATCGAACACCGCATCCGTGCCGGCCGCGCTCGAACGCACCAGCGCGTACCTCACGCACCACGTGTTCAACCGTCATCATTCGGAAACGGAAATGCTGCGCTATCTGCGCAGTCTGTCGGACAAGGATCTCGCGCTCGATCGCTCGATGATCCCGCTCGGTTCGTGCACGATGAAGCTGAACGCGACCTCGGAAATGCTGCCGGTCACGTGGCCGGAATTCGGCCAGATCCATCCGTTCGCACCGGCTGAGCAAACCGTCGGCTACCGCGAAATGATCGATCAGCTCGAAGAAATGCTGGTCGCGGCCACCGGCTACGCGGCCGTATCGCTGCAACCGAACGCCGGCTCGCAAGGTGAGTACGCGGGCCTCCTGATCATCCACGCCTACCACGCGTCGCGCGGCGAAGCCCATCGCAATGTCTGCCTGATTCCCGCTTCGGCGCACGGCACCAACCCGGCGTCGGCACAGATGGCCGGCATGCAGGTAGTCGTGGTTGCCTGCGACGCGCAAGGCAACGTCGATATCGAAGACCTGAAGAAGAAGGCCGATCAGCACGCCGACAAACTCGCGGCGATCATGATCACGTACCCGTCCACGCACGGCGTGTTCGAGCAGAACGTGCGTGAAATCTGCGAGATCGTGCACGCGCACGGCGGCCAGGTCTATGTGGACGGCGCGAACATGAACGCCATGGTCGGTCTGACCGCGCCGGGCCAGTTCGGCGGCGACGTCTCGCACCTGAACCTGCACAAGACGTTCTGCATTCCGCACGGCGGCGGCGGACCGGGCGTCGGTCCGGTTGCGGTCGGCGCGCATCTCGCACAATTCCTGCCGAACCAGATCTCGTCGGGCTATGAACGCGCGCCGAACGGCATTGGCGCAGTGTCCGGCGCACCGTACGGCTCGGCGTCGATCCTGCCGATCTCGTGGATGTATATCGCGATGATGGGCGCGAAGAACCTCACCGCCGCGACCGAAACCGCGATCCTCAACGCGAACTACGTCGCGAAGAAACTCGCGCCGCACTATCCGGTGCTGTATTCGGGCCCGGGCGGACTGGTCGCGCACGAGTGCATTCTCGATCTGCGTCCGATCAAGGAAACCAGCGGCATCACCGTCGACGACGTCGCCAAGCGTCTCGCCGACTACGGCTTCCACGCGCCGACCATGAGCTTCCCGGTGCCGGGCACGCTGATGGTCGAGCCGACCGAATCGGAATCGAAGGAAGAACTCGACCGTTTCATCGAAGCGATGATCGCGATCCGCGAGGAAATCCGCGCAGTCGAAGAGGGCCGCTCGGACCGCGAGGACAATCCGCTGAAGCACGCGCCGCACACGGCGGCGGTGGTCATCGCGAACGATTGGAAGCACGCGTATGCGCGCGAAACCGCAGCGTATCCGCTGCCCACGCTGATCGCGAAGAAGTATTGGCCGCCGGTCGGGCGCGCGGACAACGTGTACGGCGACCGCAATCTGTTCTGCTCCTGCGTGCCGATCGCCGACTACGAGTAA
- the gcvH gene encoding glycine cleavage system protein GcvH, producing MSIPADLKYTESHEWVRTEADGTLTVGITDHAQEALGDIVFFEVQELGKTVTAGDTVAVIESVKAASDIYAPVSGEIIEANTAVADTPDSVNTTPYESWLFKIKPAADATQDRLIDADAYTKSIGA from the coding sequence ATGAGCATCCCGGCCGATCTGAAATACACCGAATCGCACGAGTGGGTCCGCACCGAAGCGGACGGCACGCTGACGGTCGGCATCACCGACCACGCGCAGGAAGCGCTCGGCGATATCGTCTTCTTCGAAGTCCAGGAACTGGGCAAAACCGTGACCGCTGGCGACACCGTCGCCGTGATCGAATCGGTGAAAGCCGCTTCCGATATCTACGCGCCGGTCTCGGGCGAAATCATCGAAGCGAACACGGCCGTGGCCGACACCCCGGATTCGGTCAACACGACGCCGTACGAAAGCTGGCTCTTCAAGATCAAGCCGGCCGCGGACGCCACGCAAGACCGTCTGATCGACGCCGACGCGTACACCAAGTCGATCGGCGCCTGA
- the gcvT gene encoding glycine cleavage system aminomethyltransferase GcvT, protein MTELKHTPLNATHRALNARMVDFGGWDMPVNYGSQIDEHRAVRTDAGMFDVSHMCVVDFTGERVRAFFEYALANNVAKLQTPGRALYSCLLNPNGGVIDDLIVYYFGEDHFRVVVNAGTADKDIAWFGQLNAEGSFGLTITPRRDYAIVAVQGPNAREKVWQTVPAARAATEALKPFNAARIEDTPFGELTVARTGYTGEDGFEIIVPADHVEALWNALQAQGVRPAGLGARDTLRLEAGMNLYGQDMDDNVSPLDAGLAWTVDLTSPRDFVGKGKLEADGSQAAFVGLILLKDNGKAAGVLRAHQKVVTPQGEGEITSGTFSPTMQESIAFARVPKGVQPGDTVHVQIRDKNVPASVVKLPFVRNGKVLAV, encoded by the coding sequence ATGACCGAACTCAAACACACCCCGCTCAACGCCACCCATCGTGCGCTCAATGCCCGCATGGTCGATTTTGGCGGCTGGGACATGCCCGTCAACTACGGCTCGCAGATCGACGAACACCGCGCCGTGCGCACCGACGCCGGCATGTTCGACGTCTCGCACATGTGCGTCGTCGATTTCACCGGCGAGCGCGTGCGCGCCTTCTTCGAATATGCGCTGGCCAATAACGTCGCCAAGCTGCAAACGCCCGGCCGCGCGCTGTACTCCTGTCTGCTGAACCCGAACGGCGGCGTGATCGACGACCTGATCGTCTATTACTTCGGCGAAGATCACTTCCGCGTGGTCGTTAACGCCGGCACCGCCGACAAAGACATCGCCTGGTTCGGCCAGCTCAACGCCGAAGGCAGCTTCGGCCTGACCATCACGCCGCGCCGCGACTACGCGATCGTCGCCGTGCAAGGCCCGAATGCTCGCGAAAAAGTCTGGCAAACCGTGCCGGCCGCGCGCGCCGCCACCGAAGCGCTGAAGCCGTTCAACGCCGCCCGCATCGAAGACACGCCGTTCGGCGAATTGACCGTAGCCCGCACGGGCTACACCGGCGAAGACGGCTTCGAAATCATCGTCCCCGCAGATCACGTCGAAGCGCTGTGGAACGCGCTGCAAGCGCAAGGCGTGCGCCCGGCCGGACTCGGCGCGCGCGACACGCTGCGCCTCGAAGCCGGCATGAATCTGTACGGCCAGGACATGGACGACAACGTCTCGCCGCTCGACGCCGGCCTCGCCTGGACGGTCGACCTCACCTCGCCGCGCGACTTCGTCGGCAAGGGCAAGCTGGAAGCGGACGGATCGCAGGCCGCGTTCGTCGGCCTGATCCTGCTGAAGGACAACGGCAAGGCAGCAGGCGTGCTGCGTGCTCATCAGAAAGTCGTCACGCCGCAAGGCGAAGGCGAAATCACCAGCGGCACGTTTTCCCCGACCATGCAGGAATCGATCGCCTTTGCGCGCGTGCCGAAAGGCGTGCAGCCGGGCGACACCGTTCACGTTCAAATTCGTGACAAGAACGTTCCCGCAAGCGTGGTAAAACTGCCGTTCGTGCGCAACGGCAAAGTGCTCGCGGTTTAA
- a CDS encoding oxidoreductase — MSASLKIGLMGYGFAGATFHAPVIAHCGRASVAAIATSQPERALADYPHTKVVADLDALLALDDIDCVVIATPNDTHFELARRTLEAGKHVVVDKPVTLNAADARTLANIALARCKLFMPFHNRRWDGDFLTVRDLLASGELGRITQYESHFDRFRPEVRQRWREEASRGGGLLLDLGPHLVDQALALFGTPQSVSATVRTHRDNASAPDYVHIQLGYGEFEVVLHASALTALVAPRFSIHGTRGSYVKTGLDTQEDQLKAGLRPGDEGFGAGNAAGLLRVLEGDQEVERELPTRNGDYVGFYIAVADAIQNGVKFPVSAQDAVDVMTIIELAARSSEEGVRLPFERVR, encoded by the coding sequence ATGTCCGCATCGCTGAAGATTGGATTGATGGGTTACGGTTTCGCCGGCGCGACCTTTCACGCGCCGGTAATCGCGCACTGCGGCCGCGCGAGCGTCGCGGCCATCGCCACGAGCCAGCCGGAGCGCGCGCTCGCCGATTATCCGCACACGAAGGTGGTGGCCGACCTCGACGCGCTGCTCGCGCTCGACGACATCGACTGCGTCGTGATCGCCACGCCGAACGACACGCACTTCGAGCTGGCGCGCCGCACGCTGGAAGCGGGCAAGCACGTGGTGGTCGACAAGCCGGTCACGCTGAACGCCGCCGACGCCCGCACGCTGGCCAACATCGCACTCGCCCGCTGCAAGCTCTTCATGCCGTTTCACAACCGTCGCTGGGACGGTGATTTTCTGACCGTGCGCGATCTGCTCGCGAGCGGCGAATTGGGACGGATCACGCAATATGAATCACATTTCGACCGTTTCCGGCCGGAGGTGCGGCAGCGTTGGCGTGAAGAAGCGTCGCGAGGCGGCGGTCTGCTGCTGGACCTGGGGCCGCATCTGGTCGACCAGGCGTTGGCCCTGTTCGGCACGCCGCAGAGCGTGTCGGCCACCGTGCGCACGCATCGCGACAATGCCAGCGCGCCTGACTACGTGCATATCCAGCTCGGCTACGGTGAGTTCGAAGTGGTGTTGCACGCCAGCGCGTTGACCGCGCTGGTCGCGCCGCGCTTCTCGATTCACGGCACGCGCGGCAGCTATGTGAAAACCGGGCTCGACACGCAGGAAGATCAATTGAAAGCCGGCCTGCGGCCCGGCGACGAAGGCTTCGGCGCGGGCAATGCGGCCGGGTTGCTGCGCGTGCTGGAAGGCGATCAGGAAGTCGAGCGCGAGCTGCCGACGCGTAATGGAGATTACGTTGGCTTCTATATCGCCGTGGCCGACGCCATCCAGAACGGCGTGAAGTTCCCGGTCAGCGCTCAGGACGCTGTGGACGTAATGACAATTATCGAACTCGCCGCCCGGAGTTCTGAAGAAGGCGTCCGGCTGCCGTTCGAGCGCGTTCGCTGA